In the Flavobacterium sp. 90 genome, TTTTTGCTCCCCACGACCAGCGTCCTGCGGCAACTGCTTCGGCCTGAGTAGTTGGTTTTTTTCCGTTTGCTCCAGAACCGTATTCATACTGCCAATCGGGTATGATCGATGGTGTTTCAAAAGTAAAGGAAGTATTGTATTCTACGCCAATTCCTTTTTGAGCCGTACCTCGTTTGGTTTGAATTAAAATAACACCATTTGCGGCATTTGCACCATAAAGAGCCGCCGCTGTTCCTCCTTTTAATACTGTAATTGTTTTAATATCATCAGGATTTATCACAGAAGTTCCATCGCCACGATCGACATTAATTCTTGTAGATCCCGGACCATTTCCAATACCCGGTAGGTTAAGCTGGGTATTGTCTATTGGTAAATCATTTACTACATACATTGGTTGGTTGTTTCCGTTTAGAGAACCGTTACCACGAATTACAACTCTGGTCGATCCGTTTGGTCCTGTTGCGGTGCTGCTCACGTTTACACCTGCAATTTTTCCAACCAAAGCATTAGCAATATTGGTTTCTTTTGCCTTTGTAAATTCAGTTCCTTTAAGTTCTGTTACAGCATACGAGATTGCTTTGCTTGTTTTTTTAACTCCCAACGCAGTTACTAAAACCTGATCCAGAACATTTTCAGCTGGTTTTAGTCTTATGGTTAAATTTGTAGTTTGGATTAAGGGGAAATTTGTAGTTTGATAACCCATGTAAGATATCACAACATGACTTTCGTTTTCAGGAACATTTAATTTGAATCTTCCGTTCTCATCCGAAATTGTTGCTATTTTACTATTACTTTCTGCATAAATAGTAGCTCCGGCAATTGGCATTCCATCGTCCTGACCTATAATCTGGCCAGTAACTTCAATCTGACTGCTTTTTTGTTCAAAAAGGTGCTTGGTAATTGCAACCTCTTTTGCGTTTGTTGAGAAAATTACTCCCCCAATAAACACTAATGAAATTAGCTTTGTTTTCATAATACTTTGGTTTTCATGTTTTTTTTTGGTTTTTATTGGCGATCAAATATATATATTTATTTTAAACACTTGCATTTTTTTTGCATAAAATGCATATTTTTTGCAATATTTTTTCCTGAAGTATTTTTGTAATCCAAAAAAAATGCGCTTTCTCGCCGTTTTTTGAGATTTTTTTGCAGAAAATGGTTTTTTCGGAAAAATCTATTTTAATCTTAAAATTCGTATTTTTGAAATATGAAAATTGCACTTATTCAATCAGATCTATATTGGGAAAATGCTTCTCAGAACAAAAAAAACTTCGAATCGATTATAAATCAAATTGATTCAAGTACAAATTTGATTGTTCTTCCTGAAATGTTTTCGACAGGATTTACGATGAACGCTTCAGAAGTTGCCGAAACCATGCAAGGAGAAACGGTTCTCTGGATGCAATCTATCGCAAAGCAGAAAAATTGTGCCTTGACGGGAAGTTTAATAATTACAGAAAACGGAAATTATTACAATCGAATGTTATTTGTTTTTCCGTCAGGCGAAATGCAGTATTATGACAAGCGTCATTTGTTTTCACTTGCAGGTGAAAATCAATTTTATACTTCCGGAACTCAAAAAGTAATCGTTGATTATTTAGGCTGGAAGATTTGTCTTCAGATTTGTTACGACTTAAGATTTCCTGTTTTTGCCAGAAATGTCGAAAATTACGACCTGCTTTTATATGTTGCCAATTGGCCAAAAGTCAGAACAAATGCTTGGGATTCTTTACTAAAAGCCCGCGCAATCGAAAATCTAAGTTATGTAGTTGGAGTAAATAGAATAGGATTGGACGCTAACAATTACGAACATATTGGACATTCGCAAGTGGTAGATTTTTTAGGAAACTACATTCTTGAACCGCAAGAAACAGCAGGAGTTTTTGTGGTCGAATTGGATAAAAATGTAATGTTGGAAACTCGAAAAAAACTCGATTTCCTAAGTGATAAAGATTTTTTTGAGATAAAGATTTAAGAAGCTTTTCGCTTTACTGGCATTTTTTTTCCAGCCTTCAGTTTTTTTTGAATACTTAAATCACCAATTCCTTTCCAATACCATTTAGAATAGATATAAAATTCTACTAGTAGCAGAATACTTCTTTGACGTATGTTTTTTCTTAAATTTTTGTTATATCGCAATAGTTAATTAATAAAATCACTATTTTTATTGAAGTTCTTTTGTCATTTTTTTCTTAAAAGAAACCAAGTGCACGTGGCGAATAAGAGAAATAAAATAACAAAAACATTTAAACCTATTAATTAACATTTAAGCGAAACCATGAAAAAGATTAAAGAAATGCTTCTATCGAACACTATTAGTTCACTTACAGTAAATGAATTGAAAAACACCTTTGGAGGAACTGTTCCACTAGAAAATCCTGGTGATGATGTTGGTGGTGGTGGTCCTGTTCTTGTATATTGCAAATGGACGTGTACTGCCGGAGCTTCAGCAGGACAAACTAATACCACGGTTTTCTCGAATGCAAATAGCGTTGCAACTTCTGTTTGTGGAGCAGGGAATTTTACTAAAGTTTGTCAGTAATAGCTTCTCATAAAAAAAACCTCGAAATTTTATATTTCGAGGTTTTTTATTTTGTACTACGGTAAAAGTTAAGTTTTTTTTATTTAGAAAGCTTTTCGCTTTTTCTCTTGCTCTTTTTTCTTCTTGGCGTCTTGTTTTTTCTCGACTTCAGGATTGTACTGAATACTTAAATCAACGGTTTCTTCCCGATCCCAATTTGCCCTGACATCAAATTCTTCCTGATAATAGTTGACTTCCTCAGCGTATTCTTTCTTTAAAAAGTTTCCGGCATCGTATATTTTATTTTTATTATCGTCGTAAATAACCCTTACAGTAAATGAGTTAGGTTCAACAAGATCAAATACAAATCTCGTGTCTTTTTCAGAATATTGGCTCGCAAGAACTATATCTCCTTTTTTATTGGTCAATTCAACAATTATAGGAAATCGCTTTATGTTTTTTAAATTCAAAACTATATTCCCGTAATCTTCAAGTTCTTTTGTCGTTAATTTATATGATAAAGTATCATTTGTTTTGTCATAGAAGTCCGTTAAAGCACCCGGTAAAAATTGAAAATGATACTTTTCCAAAGGTAATTTCTTGAAATCTACATAAAGTTTTTGTTCGAATTCGTCATATTCGGTAGTAAAATCAACAGCTGTAGAATCCTTGTTAATCAATTTAATTTTTGACTTATCAAATTTTACTAACGGAGTGGCACTTTCTAACGTAAATCGATCTCTAAAATGTATTGTTCCGTTTTGTACTGCCATAATGTTTAAGGTGTCTTTTTTCTGATCCTTAATCTTAAAAGAAAATTTCTTGTCGTAATTTCCTGCAGTAACTTGTAGATTTAGCGAATCAACTTTTATTGGTTTATACCAAACCTGCAAAGAGTCTTTTTTAGGGAATTGCGTTACGATAGATTCCAGAACTTCATTATTGTTTCTTAATACAACTTTAGGTTTCAGAAGCTTTATATTTTGTTTTCCTTCATACGGAAGAAGAAGCCTGTTTCCCGAAGCCTGAATAGGTTTAAGCATTTTTAGCGGAAGCGTTTCCTTAAATAATTCCAATTCAAAAACAGTATCATTTGGGATCGTAATAAAATGTTTTATGAATCCTATTTTGTCATCTTTTGGATTAAATTTATTGTTACCGCCTTTATCTTTCATGGCAACCAATAAATATTTTCCGGCCTTTAAATTTTCTAATTTAAAAACACGCATACTATCCAGAGTATTTGTAATATATCTTGGAAGATCCTTATATATAACAGAATCCTTGTATTTATCATTTGCTTCATAAAGCATTACAGATACAAAATTGTCAACATTTTTATTATAGGAATCTTTGATTTTTCCGCTAAGCGAAAGTGAATCTATATAAGGACCCGTCGAGAAAACATACTTAAATTGATTTAATGCATTTCCTTCATTATTATCTGCAATACTTTGGCCAAAATTAAAACTGTAAGTCGTATTTGGCTGTAAGGTGTCTCTAATTTTTATTGTTATTGCTTTAGTTACAGATGTTGGCGTAATCAGTGGCTCCTGTTTCATTGGAGGCGAAATGATCAGCTGTTTGTTTAGATTTTTAAGTTTTATAAATTCATCAAATTGCAATACAAATTGATCTCCTTTAAAGTCTGTGGTGTAATTTTTTGGTGCGCTTCCTATTAAAACAGGCGGCAAAGTATCTTTTAATCCACCAGTGATGCTGCCTCTTTTAGCACAACTCATCATTAACAATAGCAGTAAAAAAGGAATATATTTTAAGTTGTTTTTCAACATAATTAATTTGAATTTGATTGCACAAAATAACGATTATATTTGCTTTAATTGAAACTTTTTATCCATTTATTAGGATATTTAGCAGTGTGATTGTGCTGTTTTTTTGAATTTGAAATCGTCAGGATGATATAATTTCTTACTTTTGAGCTTAAATTTAATTTCTCTTAGTTTTGATAAAAAGGTTTTTCTGGTCCTTATTAGTTTTTTTGCTGATAGCTTGCGGTAAAAACGAGAAACCAATAATTGCCTTTTATTATTGGAAAACCATCTTTAAATTATCTGAAAAAGAAACTGCAATTCTAAAGGATAACAATGTCAATAAACTATATATACGGTATTTTGATATTAGTTTAAATGCCGAAAATCAACAGCCAATTCCGCTAAGTCCGATTCGTTTTCAGCAAAACGTGAATAATTTTAATATTGTTCCGGTCGTTTTTATACAAAACAAAGTCATGTTATCGCCTGATTTGGATATTGATGATTTAGCGCAAAAAACTTTTTCATTGGTTGAAAAGATAAATTCTGCAAATAAAATTCAATGTAATGAAATTCAAATTGATTGCGATTGGAGCTTAAATAGTAAAGAGAATTATCTCAAATTTATTGAACGATTTAAGAAGCTTTCACACAAGAAACTTTCAGCAACAATTCGCTTGCATCAGGTAAAATATTTCAAGAAGACAAAAATCCCCAATGTTGATTCCGGAGTTTTAATGTATTATAATATGGGAACAATTGCGCCGGATTCTTTGAACTCAATCTACAATAAAAAAATCGCAGATCGTTATCTCAAAAGTCTGAAGAAATATCCATTGCATCTCGATTTGGCTTTGCCAATATATTCCTGGGGAGTTCATATCAGGAATCAAAAAGTTATTGGTTTACGTTCTAAAATAGACTTGAACGAACTTAAACAAGATCAAAATTTTGAGCAGGTAAATGCTATTTTCTTTAAAGTAAAACAATCGAATTATAAAAATGGTATATTTTATGAAGAGAATGATTTACTGAAAATAGAAGCGATTTCGCGCGAAGATCTGTTGGAAATGGCAGATGAATTAGACGGAAATTTGGCTCAAAAACCAAAAGAAATTATATTTTACGATTTAGACGAATTCAATTTAAAAAACTATGAAAAGAATATTTTTGAGCAAGTTATTTCTTGTTTCTAGCGTTGCTTTACTTTTTGTTTGCGGAATAATTTATGCTTGCGCCGATGGAGACGATTGGGATTATTTTGGATATAATTCGAATTTTACTCCGGAAACATTCGCAGATAAATCGTATTCGCCACTTTTTTTGTCTGGTGCTATTTTTTACGGAATTGGATTTGACAGAGAACACAATTCAAGATTTAA is a window encoding:
- a CDS encoding Ig-like domain-containing protein, translated to MLKNNLKYIPFLLLLLMMSCAKRGSITGGLKDTLPPVLIGSAPKNYTTDFKGDQFVLQFDEFIKLKNLNKQLIISPPMKQEPLITPTSVTKAITIKIRDTLQPNTTYSFNFGQSIADNNEGNALNQFKYVFSTGPYIDSLSLSGKIKDSYNKNVDNFVSVMLYEANDKYKDSVIYKDLPRYITNTLDSMRVFKLENLKAGKYLLVAMKDKGGNNKFNPKDDKIGFIKHFITIPNDTVFELELFKETLPLKMLKPIQASGNRLLLPYEGKQNIKLLKPKVVLRNNNEVLESIVTQFPKKDSLQVWYKPIKVDSLNLQVTAGNYDKKFSFKIKDQKKDTLNIMAVQNGTIHFRDRFTLESATPLVKFDKSKIKLINKDSTAVDFTTEYDEFEQKLYVDFKKLPLEKYHFQFLPGALTDFYDKTNDTLSYKLTTKELEDYGNIVLNLKNIKRFPIIVELTNKKGDIVLASQYSEKDTRFVFDLVEPNSFTVRVIYDDNKNKIYDAGNFLKKEYAEEVNYYQEEFDVRANWDREETVDLSIQYNPEVEKKQDAKKKKEQEKKRKAF
- a CDS encoding nitrilase family protein; protein product: MKIALIQSDLYWENASQNKKNFESIINQIDSSTNLIVLPEMFSTGFTMNASEVAETMQGETVLWMQSIAKQKNCALTGSLIITENGNYYNRMLFVFPSGEMQYYDKRHLFSLAGENQFYTSGTQKVIVDYLGWKICLQICYDLRFPVFARNVENYDLLLYVANWPKVRTNAWDSLLKARAIENLSYVVGVNRIGLDANNYEHIGHSQVVDFLGNYILEPQETAGVFVVELDKNVMLETRKKLDFLSDKDFFEIKI